In Aspergillus fumigatus Af293 chromosome 4, whole genome shotgun sequence, one genomic interval encodes:
- a CDS encoding putative pH signal transduction protein PalA yields the protein MCLLMFFFRNILQVPFRRSHAVSLSDAITQYISSKYDQRPDMFADDLLIIDRLRNEAINVQEPHVSGISRLVTYAAQLKWLGGKFPVDVGVEFPWYPAFGFNTTRPISQNNLRFELANILFNLAALYSQLAFSVNRTTSDGLKQACNYFCQSAGVLLHLRADILPDLRTSPPEDMDEMTLQSLEQLLLAQAQECFWQKAVKDGLKDASIARLAAKVSDFYAEAGDCAVKSNAVSPEWIHHMTAKHHHFAAAAQYRQSLDCLEKRKYGEEVARLRDSEACVNEALKESRWINRAVLGDLNGLKSRVSEDLKRATKDNDVIYLNPVPPKSELKIIDRACMVAAKAPSQVTDAISMLGENGPLGQPLFAKLVPYAVHIAASIYSDRRDRLVNERVIGELETMTDKLRDLLSSLNLPGSLQALEKPLGLPPTLVAHAEEMRQQDGLHRLRRSLEDIAKVKANDKAVYNEGVELLAAEKAEDEASRRKYGTDRWTRQTSEAAAPKLYTTSSEISGYFTSAQSSDNLVEQKLRDSEAVFRVLTGTNRDLEMYVPSSRRAAIPPEVERELIRLRGCLSEVSRLESRRKRRAQALKEKARADDVTQALLKETARLEREFPMQPIQASQFEDLFEDQLHLYDSDLEMVAQEQHDQDQIAAQVREANRAFTRAHKGDASTKEREKALQELENGYLKYKEIISNIEVGRKFYNDLAKIVGRFRDDCKAFVHQRRMEASQLESDIASAAAMASLNISQPRLRQSQQPPHQPQLSSPPAAVQPPVQVQPSRPPEEPLTAPQPTRAPVAPPAVPTPGMWSPEMGIRFGGGNNRGQPGQWDPSDGIRFG from the exons ATGTGTTTACTGATGTTTTTCTTTAGAAATATCCTTCAGGTTCCATTTCGGCGCTCCCATGCTGTGTCCCTGTCCGATGCAATCACCCAGTACATTTCGTCCAAATATGACCAGCGACCAGATATGTTCGCAGACGATCTCTTGATCATTGACCGTTTGCGAAACGAGGCGATTAATGTCCAGGAGCCCCATGTCAGCGGGATCAGTCGACTGGTCACATATGCGGCGCAACTGAAATGGCTGGGTGGGAAGTTTCCGGTAGAT GTGGGGGTGGAGTTTCCATGGTATCCTGCCTTTGGATTCAATACAACCAGACCTA TCTCACAGAATAACCTTCGCTTCGAATTGGccaacatcctcttcaatctGGCGGCGCTATACTCCCAGCTAGCTTTCTCGGTTAACCGAACGACTTCCGACGGACTCAAGCAGGCATGCAATTACTTTTGCCAGTCTGCGGGGGTCCTCCTGCACCTACGAGCCGATATCCTGCCCGACCTGCGAACGTCCCCGCCAGAGGATATGGATGAAATGACCCTGCAGAGTTTGGAGCAACTTCTTCTGGCCCAGGCACAGGAATGCTTCTGGCAAAAGGCGGTCAAGGACGGTCTGAAGGATGCATCGATCGCCCGGCTGGCGGCCAAGGTTTCGGACTTTTACGCCGAGGCCGGTGACTGCGCGGTCAAGTCCAATGCGGTCAGCCCTGAGTGGATCCACCACATGACGGCCAAACACCATCACTTTGCGGCTGCGGCGCAATACCGCCAGTCGCTGGACTGTCTGGAGAAGCGAAAATACGGTGAGGAAGTGGCGCGGCTGCGGGATAGTGAGGCGTGCGTCAACGAGGCGCTCAAGGAGTCTCGCTGGATAAACCGGGCCGTGCTGGGAGATCTCAATGGCCTGAAGAGCCGCGTGTCGGAGGACCTTAAGCGGGCAACCAAAGACAATGATGTCATCTATCTCAACCCTGTGCCGCCCAAGTCGGAGCTCAAGATCATTGATCGCGCGTGTATGGTTGCGGCCAAGGCGCCATCTCAGGTGACGGATGCGATATCCATGCTGGGGGAGAACGGGCCTTTGGGGCAGCCGCTTTTTGCCAAATTGGTGCCATATGCAGTTCATATTGCGGCCAGTATCTACTCGGATCGCCGTGACCGACTGGTCAACGAGAGAGTTATTGGGGAGTTGGAGACCATGACAGACAAACTACGGGA TTTGCTATCATCGCTGAACCTGCCAGGATCTTTACAGGCGCTTGAGAAGCCCCTTGGACTGCCTCCAACGCTGGTAGCTCACGCCGAGGAGATGCGACAGCAGGACGGGCTGCACCGGCTGCGGAGGTCGCTTGAAGATAtagccaaggtcaaggccaACGACAAGGCGGTCTACAATGAGGGCGTCGAGCTGCTGGCGGCCGAAAAGGCGGAGGATGAAGCTTCACGGCGAAAATACGGAACTGATCGATGGACCCGTCAGACCTCCGAGGCGGCGGCGCCGAAACTGTACACCACGTCGAGTGAGATCAGCGGGTATTTTACGTCGGCGCAAAGCAGCGACAATCTCGTGGAGCAGAAGCTACGGGACTCGGAAGCGGTGTTTCGGGTGCTCACAGGCACCAATCGCGACCTGGAGATGTACGTTCCCAGCAGCCGACGGGCTGCAATCCCTCCGGAGGTGGAGCGCGAGTTGATCCGGCTGCGGGGATGCCTGAGCGAAGTGAGTCGGTTGGAGAGCCGAAGGAAGCGGCGAGCGCAggcgttgaaggagaaggcccgAGCGGATGATGTCACGCAGGCGCTTTTGAAGGAGACTGCGCGGCTGGAGCGGGAGTTTCCCATGCAGCCGATCCAGGCGAGCCAATTTGAGGATCTGTTCGAGGATCAACTTCATCTGTACGACTCGGACCTGGAGATGGTTGCGCAGGAGCAGCATGATCAGGACCAGATTGCGGCGCAGGTGCGCGAAGCCAACCGGGCATTCACTCGGGCGCACAAGGGGGATGCGTCGACCAAGGAGCGGGAGAAGGCGCtgcaggagctggagaacGGGTATCTGAAGTacaaggagatcatctcgAACATTGAAGTGGGCCGAAAGTTCTACAACGATCTGGCCAAGATTGTGGGGAGGTTCCGGGATGACTGCAAGGCGTTTGTGCACCAGCGCCGCATGGAAGCGAGTCAGCTAGAAAG TGATATTGCAAGTGCTGCAGCGATGGCTTCATTGAATATTTCGCAGCCTCGCCTCCGACAGTCGCAGCAGCCCCCGCACCAACCACAACTATCATCACCTCCGGCAGCTGTTCAGCCGCCCGTTCAGGTGCAACCGTCGCGACCCCCGGAAGAACCGCTGACGGCGCCGCAACCGACACGAGCGCCGGTGGCACCGCCCGCGGTCCCGACGCCTGGCATGTGGTCACCAGAGATGGGGATCCGGTTCGGGGGAGGGAACAACCGAGGACAGCCGGGGCAATGGGATCCCAGCGATGGAATCCGATTCGGTTGA
- a CDS encoding DUF3632 domain-containing protein, with amino-acid sequence MTSPSDSWPAILTTAKHTPRTSTPKPDLPSPQQQSLIDSLRTLPRMNQDVEADAAQSQAELKSAIADILSEYEDEDEDEDDKSCTSTSNENKTTIEEWENLHAFLAFITKERIVRLEDVGIHVLRVALERGEPHQHQHQHHYSHRRYPETGTKMEMKTEQGGNRKKMAVFVSCAAIWAVVMGEELWERRHETDECPVGLSLSPAQRASAAAAPTAAGEAAAATTVSKSRWQMWIDRFQFLSLAEDLDIKTRELAAEAAAVMRRVT; translated from the coding sequence ATGACCTCCCCATCAGACTCATGGCCCGCAATCCTCACTACCGCCAAACACACCCCCCGAACATCAACACCGAAACCCGACCTCCCCTCCCCACAGCAGCAATCCCTCATTGACTCCCTGCGGACCCTCCCTCGCATGAACCAGGATGTCGAGGCCGATGCAGCTCAATCGCAAGCGGAACTAAAATCAGCTATCGCCGATATTCTATCCGAGtacgaggacgaggacgaggacgaagacgacaaGTCCTGCACCTCAACATCCAACGAAAATAAAACCACAATCGAGGAATGGGAAAACCTCCACGCCTTCCTAGCATTCATCACCAAGGAACGGATTGTCCGGCTAGAAGACGTCGGGATCCATGTTTTGAGGGTTGCGCTGGAGAGGGGTGAGccgcaccagcaccagcaccaacaccATTATTCGCACCGGCGGTACCCGGAGACGGGaacgaagatggagatgaagacggaGCAAGGGGGGAATCGGAAAAAGATGGCTGTTTTCGTCTCCTGTGCGGCCATCTGGGCGGTGGTCATGGGTGAGGAGCTGTGGGAACGGAGGCATGAGACTGACGAATGCCCCGTGGGATTGTCTCTGTCGCCTGCGCAGCGCGCatctgcggctgctgctcctaCTGCTGCAGGGGAGGCCGCCGCGGCGACTACTGTCTCCAAAAGTCGCTGGCAGATGTGGATTGATCGGTTTCAGTTTCTGAGTCTGGCTGAAGATCTGGATATCAAGACGAGGGAATTGGCTGCCGAGGCGGCCGCCGTGATGCGTCGCGTGACTTAG